In Natronococcus sp. AD-5, the genomic window CCGTTTGGGTATCGACCGCAACGCGCTCGGCGAGTTCAGATTCCACGATCGCGAGGAAGTCGGCGGCGTCTTCCTGGCGTTTCTCCAACGGCGCCTTGTCCATCGCGCCGCCGGCTTTTTCGATCACATGAACGGCGGTAACCCGCTCTACGCCCTCGAGATACGGCTCGAGCGCATCGCACGTCGTGCGAGCGTCCTCACCGGTCGCGACCGGAACGAGGAGGTGGGTGAGGAGCGATTTGCTCATGCCGGATGTTTCCACCTAGTCCACTAAAATACCGACAGTCGTTTCCGTCGATGTCCCGATCGCCGTGGTGAACTGCACTCGGAGCTCGTCATATCGCGGCCGTAACCTCGTCCAGGAGGTGGGTGTCGGTGAACAACACGACGTGATCGCCCGGCTGGATCTCGGTCTTCCCGCGCGGGATCACGAGTTCTCCCGCCCGCGAAATCGCCCCGATCACGACGCACTCCGGAAGATCGCCGATGGCGTCGGCGATCTCTCGCCCCGCCAGCGCGCTGTCCCGACCGATTTCGATCTCCAGGACCTCCGCCCGATCGTGTTCGAGCATCGCGACCTTCTCCATCTGATCCGCCCGCGTAAATCGGATGATCTCTTCCGCCGTTTCTTC contains:
- a CDS encoding universal stress protein, translated to MSKSLLTHLLVPVATGEDARTTCDALEPYLEGVERVTAVHVIEKAGGAMDKAPLEKRQEDAADFLAIVESELAERVAVDTQTVYGADVADALFDAATDAKADAIAIRARGGSRIVQLLAGNTTSKLVTDPVVPVVSLPHPNQ